The proteins below are encoded in one region of Ferroplasma acidiphilum:
- a CDS encoding ABC transporter ATP-binding protein, with product MMENIENEYNYTGNTILKVENLNVNFKTFNGTVKALRNINLELKDGEILGILGESGSGKSTLALAIMSLLPDNALIDGSILFKGNNYINESKKLTRKQQKEIDAKLRNMRWKDISMIFQGAMNSFNPVYTIGKQIGEVFRIHTNLSKEEINKKVIDVLKIAGLTPNVMKSYPHELSGGMKQRAVIAMALALNPNIVIADEPTTGLDVITQAEIISQIKKLRDTGLIKSMIIISHDIGVVSQLADHIAVFYAGQIMEYGKSRDIYLESKNPYTIELLKSYPSILHAKNHVEGIPGRLPDPTNLPAGCKFADRCYMAQDICRKIEPEKAYVSGEHYSYCHFVNNIQANSLTSNIDTNFSPGSYNIITVQDLTKYFYLKNNMMSSLYSKNNAHVRAVDHVSLDIKKGEILGIVGESGSGKSTLARLLIGILKPTSGDIEFFFDETQHANVSKLKRKHEDYKEFRKNTQMIFQDPFDSLNPKMTVFNIVSEPIIGHNALKDYSEMEAMVNEALAKSDLYPPEAYLDRYPYELSGGERQRVGIARAIVLKSNFIIADEPTSMLDVSLRASFMNKLNEIRKKDQLTIVYISHDIASVYYLSDRIAVMYLGVVVEIGDANEIITNSLHPYTKALIKSVPSPTPEWDPGKIDIIGEIGNSINVPKGCRFFNRCVYRKDICKDTPPPVKGDSNHWYRCHFTEDELVSIKNERNK from the coding sequence ATGATGGAAAATATTGAAAATGAATACAATTATACTGGAAATACAATATTAAAAGTTGAGAATTTAAATGTCAACTTTAAAACTTTTAATGGTACGGTTAAAGCTCTAAGAAACATTAATTTAGAGTTAAAAGATGGCGAAATACTTGGTATACTTGGCGAATCAGGTTCAGGTAAAAGTACACTGGCACTCGCTATAATGTCACTTTTGCCTGATAATGCTTTAATAGATGGTTCAATATTGTTTAAAGGTAATAATTATATAAACGAATCAAAAAAATTGACCCGGAAACAACAGAAAGAAATTGATGCAAAGCTCAGAAATATGAGATGGAAGGACATCTCTATGATATTTCAAGGCGCTATGAATTCATTTAATCCGGTTTATACTATCGGGAAGCAGATTGGTGAAGTATTTAGAATCCATACAAATTTATCAAAAGAGGAAATAAATAAAAAAGTAATTGATGTATTAAAAATTGCTGGATTAACTCCCAATGTAATGAAATCCTACCCGCACGAATTGTCCGGAGGCATGAAGCAACGGGCAGTAATAGCAATGGCACTTGCCTTAAATCCCAATATAGTTATTGCTGATGAACCGACCACTGGCCTGGATGTAATAACACAGGCCGAAATAATCTCTCAAATTAAAAAATTACGGGATACTGGATTAATAAAATCCATGATAATAATATCCCATGACATTGGAGTTGTGTCGCAACTTGCAGATCATATAGCTGTTTTCTATGCCGGGCAAATAATGGAATATGGGAAATCTAGAGATATATATCTTGAATCTAAAAATCCGTATACAATAGAACTCTTAAAAAGCTATCCCAGTATTTTACATGCAAAAAATCATGTAGAAGGAATTCCCGGCAGATTGCCAGACCCAACAAATTTGCCTGCTGGTTGTAAATTTGCAGATCGCTGTTATATGGCCCAGGATATATGCAGAAAAATAGAACCGGAAAAAGCATATGTTTCCGGTGAACATTACAGTTATTGTCATTTTGTAAACAATATTCAGGCAAATTCATTAACTAGCAATATTGACACCAATTTTTCCCCCGGCTCATATAATATAATAACGGTACAGGATTTAACTAAATATTTCTATCTAAAAAACAATATGATGTCATCATTATATTCAAAGAATAATGCACATGTGCGGGCTGTTGACCATGTAAGTTTGGATATAAAGAAAGGTGAAATTTTAGGGATAGTTGGTGAATCAGGTTCAGGTAAAAGCACACTTGCTAGGCTGTTAATAGGTATTTTAAAGCCAACATCCGGCGATATTGAGTTTTTCTTTGATGAAACTCAGCATGCGAATGTTAGTAAGCTAAAGAGGAAACATGAAGATTATAAAGAATTTAGAAAAAATACACAAATGATATTTCAAGACCCATTCGATTCATTGAATCCAAAAATGACTGTTTTTAATATCGTTTCTGAACCTATAATAGGGCATAACGCGTTAAAAGATTATTCCGAAATGGAAGCTATGGTTAATGAAGCACTGGCTAAATCTGATCTATATCCGCCTGAAGCTTATCTTGATAGATACCCATATGAATTATCAGGTGGCGAAAGACAAAGAGTTGGAATTGCAAGGGCAATTGTCTTGAAGTCAAATTTTATTATTGCAGATGAACCCACATCCATGCTTGACGTTTCATTAAGAGCCTCATTTATGAATAAGTTAAATGAAATAAGAAAGAAAGATCAATTGACAATAGTATATATATCACACGACATTGCATCAGTTTATTATTTATCTGATAGAATAGCAGTTATGTACCTGGGCGTAGTTGTTGAAATCGGAGATGCAAATGAAATAATAACAAATTCCTTACATCCATATACAAAGGCATTAATAAAATCTGTTCCATCTCCCACACCTGAATGGGATCCCGGTAAAATTGATATAATTGGCGAGATCGGCAATTCAATAAATGTGCCAAAAGGTTGCAGATTTTTTAACCGCTGCGTTTACAGGAAGGATATATGTAAGGATACTCCACCACCGGTAAAAGGCGACAGTAATCATTGGTACAGGTGCCATTTTACAGAAGATGAATTGGTGTCAATAAAAAATGAAAGAAATAAATAA